One Eubalaena glacialis isolate mEubGla1 chromosome 11, mEubGla1.1.hap2.+ XY, whole genome shotgun sequence DNA segment encodes these proteins:
- the LOC133100659 gene encoding C-type lectin domain family 1 member A, with protein MQAKYSSTRDMLDADGDTTMSLHSRASTATQRPEPGHTEHRRPSSAWRPVALILLTLCSVLLISLAALGLVFFQFYQLSNTQQENISQKEERLGNLSRQLQSLQTQKRKLAETLHHVAEKLCRELYNKTGEHRCSPCPEKWKWHADKCYQFYKESKSWQGCEYFCIAENSTMLKINTQEVLEFAMTQSYSEFFYSYWTGLSRNGNGKAWLWMDGAPYSHELFEIIVDFTSLRSRDCVTILNGKAFSKDCKELRRCACERAAATVKLQRLHEPL; from the exons ATGCAGGCCAAGTACAGCAGCACGAGGGACATGCTGGATGCTGATGGGGACACCACGATGAGCCTGCATTCTCGAGCCTCTACTGCAACCCAGCGGCCAGAGCCTGGCCACACAG AGCATCGGCGTCCCTCTTCAGCTTGGCGTCCAGTGGCCCTGATCCTGCTGACTCTGTGTTCGGTGCTGCTGATTAGCCTGGCAGCTCTGGGGCTTGTGT TTTTTCAGTTCTACCAGCTCTCCAACACTCAGCAAGAAAACATTTCTCAAAAGGAAGAAAGGCTGGGGAATCTCTCCCGACAGCTGCAATCTCTCCAAACTCAGAAAAGGAAGCTTGCAGAAACTCTGCATCACGTGGCTGAAAAACTCTGTCGTGAGCTCTATAACAAAACTGGAG AACACAGATGCAGCCCTTGCCCAGAAAAATGGAAGTGGCATGCGGACAAATGCTACCAATTCTATAAAGAAAGCAAGAGTTGGCAGGGTTGTGAATATTTCTGCATTGCTGAGAACTCGACCATGCTGAAGATAAATACACAGGAAGTACTG GAGTTTGCCATGACTCAGAGCTACTCTGAGTTTTTCTACTCTTATTGGACAGGGCTATCCCGCAACGGCAACGGCAAGGCCTGGCTGTGGATGGACGGAGCCCCTTACTCTCATGAACT gtttGAGATTATAGTAGATTTCACCAGCCTAAGAAGTAGGGACTGTGTGACCATCCTCAATGGAAAGGCTTTCTCCAAGGACTGCAAAGAGTTGAGGCGATGTGCATGTGAAAGAGCTGCGGCCACGGTGAAGCTACAGAGGCTCCATGAGCCTCTCTGA